The following DNA comes from Mucilaginibacter jinjuensis.
CTGCACACCTGGAACGAGCACAAGCATAAGGCCAAACCACACGGCACAGAATGGAAGCAGAATTTCAAGAAAATGATGCAGCCCTTCTTCGACCAAAATGTTTTTCCGCCGGATGTTAAACAGGCCATTACCAATTACCTGAATAACCCCGCCGCATCCAGCTGCTCCGACTTAAATCTATACCGTTCCCTGCGCCAATACGACGCCCCTAAAGAATCGATGTTGACGGTAGAGAAACTACCTGCCAACGCCGTATTCAAAATCAAAGACGGCCGTGTTTTCCGCAAAGGCGAACAATTGCGTAAGCGGTTTAAATGTGTAGAAGTAAGTACAAAGAGGGTTTATTTGTTTAGTCCGGTGGCGGAGGTAGAGGTGTTAGAGAGGTAGGTATTAGGATAGGGAAACTGAATGCTCATATTACCGTCATTGCGAGGTACGAAGCAATCTCATACCCACAATGTACAAAACATTCATAATTCATTACACTAACAACTCATCATATAAATCCTTCCATTCGGGATTAATTGAATTAATAAGTTGCTCTTTATTTTTCCTATTACCGCCCTTTATTAATTTTTCTGTAGCAATCGCTTCTTCAATATGCGGGTAGAAACAATAATATACCAATCTATCACAATTGTATTTTGAAGTAAAGCTGTTAGAGTGAATATGATTTTTATGTTCCCAGATTCTTTAAATTATATCTGATGTTACACCTGTATATAAAACACTCTGGCGTTTGTTTGTCATGATGTAAATGCAGCCGCCTCTTTGCATTTGCGTGTTTGTGCTTTATTTAAGTTAGTTTTTCATAGGACTGAGATTGCTTCGTACCTCGCAATGACGTGCAATTTAAAAGCCAGTTACAAATTTAATACCTCAATAACCTCTCCATCACTTCCTCTAACCTCGAATTAGCCAGAAACTGTTTTTCTAAACCGGCATCCATTGGTATGGCAGTATCTAAACCTGCACAACGCATAATAGGGGCATCTAAGTAGTTAAAGCAATGCTCTGTTAGCGTGGCCGAAATTTCTGCGCCGAAACCACAGGTAAGGGTATCTTCATGGAGAATCAGTGCACGCCCCGTTTTTTTAACACTGGCCATTGCCGTTTCTTTATCCCAGGGTTGAAGGCTGCGCAGATCGATGAGATCGATGGAAATATCCGGATACTTATTGGCATACTCTAAAGCCCAATGTACACCGAGGCCGTAGGTTATAATAGTTACATCTGTACCTTCCCGCACTGTTTTGGCTTTGCCTATTTCTACGTAGTAATCGCCTTCAGGTACCTCGTCCGTTAAAGTACGATACAGGTATTTATGTTCGAAATAGATTACCGGATTCGGGTCATCAATGGCCGACATCAACAAGCCCTTAGCATCTGCCGGAGTTGATGGATAAACTACTTTTAATCCGGGAGTCTTGGTAAACCATGCTTCATTACTTTGCGAATGGAATGGCCCCGCCCCAGTCCCCGCACCGGCTGGCATACGAATTACTACGTCGGCGTTTTGCCCCCAGCGGTAGTGTGATTTCGCCAGGTTATTTACAATCTGGTTAAAGCCAACACTTACAAAATCGGCAAACTGCATTTCTATAACCGATTTATATCCGTTGATAGATAAGCCCAATCCAGCTCCTATTATAGCCGATTCGCACAAAGGAGTATTACGTACACGGGCTTTACCAAACTCGTTCATAAAACCGTCTGTAATTTTAAACACACCGCCATAGTCTGCAATATCCTGCCCCATTAATACCAGGTTGGGATATTTCCGCATTGATAGGCGCATGGCATCGCTAACGGCATCCATGTAACGTTTAGGAATACTTGCGTTATCGCTATTTTCCACAACTGGCTTATGCGGCATGTACATATCATCCAGTTCCGTTTGTATATCAGGAATAATCGCCGGTTCGTTTAAAGCCTTTTCTATTTCGGCTTCTATCTTCGGCACAAATTCGTTGAAGGTATAGCTCACCCAACTGGGCTGTAATATTTTTTCATCAAGCAAAAATTGTTCGAAACAAGTTACCGGGTCTTTGGCCTTCCAGATCTCGAACAAATGCGGCGGTACATATTTTACGCCAGAAGCTTCTTCATGACCGCGTCGACGGAAAGTCATACACTCAATCAATACCGGACGAGGATTTTCTCTGATCTCCGTTGCAATTTCATTAATAGTATGGTAAACCTCAAGCAGGTTATTCCCATCAATCTGCCTACCTTCTATTCCATAACCTTTAGCCTTATCAATCAGGTTCTCGCATTTATATTGCTCGGCAGTTGTGGTTGATAGTGCATAACCATTATTTTCTATCAGAAATATCACCGGCAGGTTCCATACAGCAGCCACGTTAATAGCCTCGTGAAAGTCGCCTTCACTGGTAGCACCCTCGCCGGTAAAAACCAATGTGGCTTTCTTCCGACCAGCTAAAACATCGGCAAGGGCAATACCGGTGGCTACCGCCATTTGCGGGCCGAGGTGCGAGATCATCCCTACAATTTTATAATGCTGTGTACCGAAATGGAACGAGCGGTCTCGCCCTTTGGTAAAACCTGCAGCTTTACCCTGCCATTGCGCCATCAAATTAAATAAAGGTATATTGCGCGTGGTAAATACCCCCAGGTTACGGTGCATGGGTAATATGAATTCATCCGGCTGCATGGCAAGCGTACTGCCAACAGCAATGGCTTCCTGACCAATGCCCGAAAACCACTTACCAATGCGACCCTGGCGTAAAAGCACCAGCATTTTTTCTTCTATAAGCCTTGGCCACACAATTGCCTTGTAAAAGTTCAGCAAAGTGTCATGACTAAGATCTTTACGGTCGAAATTCATAGAGCTAAACTAATGGAAATTTTAAAACTTTGTATGTTTGAGCAATTATTACTACTGAAATGAAAAAACCTTTACTTATACTGCTGTTTTTAACCTGTACTATCGGCTCTGCCTTTAGCCAAACCGGCTATTTTTTATTGCCCGAAAACTTCTACCCGCAAAAAGGCGAAGACTTAAACCTTCACTTATTAAGCGGAAATGCTTTTAGTAGTGGATCTGAGCAACAATTTGATGCACAAAATACAATGAAAGCGATGTTGTTTGATGGCGGGAAGCCAACAGATCTTAGTGCTTTATTCAAACAAAAGAATGTGCCCGTTTTAACCAGTAAGCTATCAAACACAGGTATGGTTCTTTTAACCGTGGTTGAACAGCAAATTGCAGACATCAGCCGAAAAAAATATGTTAATTATTTAACTGATAACGGCCTCGATAAAATTGCCGACGGCTTGAAACAGTTTCAGCAAAGTTTCAGGCAAAAAACTATCTGTACTGCCAAAACATTGGTAGCCGTTGAAAAAAACGGTGGTAGTGTACAAGAGAAACCTTTGAAAGAAGACTATGAGCTGATTTTAAAGCAAAACCCCTACAAAGGCAGTTATGGCGATGATATTACCGCGGTATTGCTTTTTAAAGGCCAGCCCATTAAAGGCGAAAAGGTAACATTAATAGTGCGCACACCTAAGGGGACTGAGTTTCCTCAGCTTTTAGCTACCGACGAAACGGGTTCTGTATTTATCAAATTAAGCCGTGAGGGCACGTATATGTTACAGTCTATCCATATCGAAGCTGCTAAAGATCAGCAAGCAGCTGATTTTGATGCATGGCAAACCTCATTCACCTTTGCATTTAGCAGTACCAATACCCAACCTAACACTTACAAAGAGTTTGGCATGGGTAACGTACACTAATAATCGGCCCCGGCTATATTATTAAGATCGAATTTGGGGAGTAATTGGTACCTCAGTTGTACCAACCCGCTCGAATAAGGTATTGTTTCAACCAGTTGCAGGTCGGTACGTTCGGTAATTGATTGAAACAATGCTTTGCCCCCACCCAATAGTATCGGGTGGATAGAAAGCAAAAACTCATCAACCAAGCCATTTGCCATAAAACTGCTTAATAAAGATGCCCCTCCAAAAAACCAAATGCTTTTACCCTCCTGGTTTTTAATCGCGTTTACATCTTCAACCAGGTTTGCGCCCGAAATTATCTCTACATTATCGTGTTGTACTTCGGCAAGCGTATCCGAAAACACATACATTTTAGCAGAACTGAAATGACTTATCTCGCCTGTATTGGTCAACAGTTCGTAGCTTTTTCGGCCCACAAATAAGGTGTCAATACTATCCCAAAACTCTGTTAGGCCGTAATCCTGATCCATCAGGCACCAATCGTATTCACCATTAGGTCCTTCAATAAAACCATCGAGGCTTACAGCCAGGTTTAATATTACTTTACGCATTATGAGTTTTCGTTATGGCCTTTTTTCCAAAGCTCGGTAAAAGATTGTTCGGCCACTTTGGGTAATTCGCGGTGCGGGCCGAAGCTCTTTTTAAAGAAAGTTTTGAGCATAAAGTTTTTGGTTCTTCCTTTAAAAAAATCCATCCACTTACGGTTAAGCATCATTTTGGTAAATCCGCTCCAGCCCCATTGCTCCTTTTTATCTACCAATTGCTCTTTAACCGCATCACGGCGGTTAAGCAGCAGCATTTTGTGTATATCTATCTTAACCGGGCAAACCTCGGTACAACGGCCGCAAAGGGTTGATGCGTAGCTGAGGTGCTTAAAGTCTTGCATGCCCTGCTCGTGCGGGGTAATTACAGAGCCTATTGGCCCGCTATAGGTAGTATTATAGCTATGGCCTCCAATATTTTTATAAACCGGGCAGGCATTTAAACAAGCCCCGCAGCGGATACAATATAAACCCTGGCGCTGCTCTTTTTGTGCCAGCAGATCGGTGCGGCCATTATCCAGCAAAATCACATACATTTCTTCCGGCCCATCGCTTTCACCTGGTTGGCGGGGGCCGCTTAAAATGCTGTTGTAAACTGTTAAATTCTGACCGGTGCCGTGTGTTGAAAGCATCGGCCAAAACAGGTTCAGATCCGTTAATGCAGGAAT
Coding sequences within:
- a CDS encoding SprT-like domain-containing protein — its product is MEKIKVLERYMPPAAAPLIGRWIDYFKCEFKISRNRNTKFGDYRPPHAGKGHRISVNFDLNPYAFLVTTVHEFAHLHTWNEHKHKAKPHGTEWKQNFKKMMQPFFDQNVFPPDVKQAITNYLNNPAASSCSDLNLYRSLRQYDAPKESMLTVEKLPANAVFKIKDGRVFRKGEQLRKRFKCVEVSTKRVYLFSPVAEVEVLER
- a CDS encoding alpha-ketoacid dehydrogenase subunit alpha/beta, which encodes MNFDRKDLSHDTLLNFYKAIVWPRLIEEKMLVLLRQGRIGKWFSGIGQEAIAVGSTLAMQPDEFILPMHRNLGVFTTRNIPLFNLMAQWQGKAAGFTKGRDRSFHFGTQHYKIVGMISHLGPQMAVATGIALADVLAGRKKATLVFTGEGATSEGDFHEAINVAAVWNLPVIFLIENNGYALSTTTAEQYKCENLIDKAKGYGIEGRQIDGNNLLEVYHTINEIATEIRENPRPVLIECMTFRRRGHEEASGVKYVPPHLFEIWKAKDPVTCFEQFLLDEKILQPSWVSYTFNEFVPKIEAEIEKALNEPAIIPDIQTELDDMYMPHKPVVENSDNASIPKRYMDAVSDAMRLSMRKYPNLVLMGQDIADYGGVFKITDGFMNEFGKARVRNTPLCESAIIGAGLGLSINGYKSVIEMQFADFVSVGFNQIVNNLAKSHYRWGQNADVVIRMPAGAGTGAGPFHSQSNEAWFTKTPGLKVVYPSTPADAKGLLMSAIDDPNPVIYFEHKYLYRTLTDEVPEGDYYVEIGKAKTVREGTDVTIITYGLGVHWALEYANKYPDISIDLIDLRSLQPWDKETAMASVKKTGRALILHEDTLTCGFGAEISATLTEHCFNYLDAPIMRCAGLDTAIPMDAGLEKQFLANSRLEEVMERLLRY
- a CDS encoding DUF4198 domain-containing protein translates to MKKPLLILLFLTCTIGSAFSQTGYFLLPENFYPQKGEDLNLHLLSGNAFSSGSEQQFDAQNTMKAMLFDGGKPTDLSALFKQKNVPVLTSKLSNTGMVLLTVVEQQIADISRKKYVNYLTDNGLDKIADGLKQFQQSFRQKTICTAKTLVAVEKNGGSVQEKPLKEDYELILKQNPYKGSYGDDITAVLLFKGQPIKGEKVTLIVRTPKGTEFPQLLATDETGSVFIKLSREGTYMLQSIHIEAAKDQQAADFDAWQTSFTFAFSSTNTQPNTYKEFGMGNVH
- a CDS encoding dihydrofolate reductase family protein produces the protein MRKVILNLAVSLDGFIEGPNGEYDWCLMDQDYGLTEFWDSIDTLFVGRKSYELLTNTGEISHFSSAKMYVFSDTLAEVQHDNVEIISGANLVEDVNAIKNQEGKSIWFFGGASLLSSFMANGLVDEFLLSIHPILLGGGKALFQSITERTDLQLVETIPYSSGLVQLRYQLLPKFDLNNIAGADY